A part of Pararhizobium sp. A13 genomic DNA contains:
- a CDS encoding DUF1194 domain-containing protein — MFTTLAMLLSLSGAAAITPAASSPQVDVALVLAVDMSGSMDVEEARVQRMGYVEALRHAEFINAVSAGLNGRIVMSYFEWAGNVNETSLVEWQLIDDAEDAAAFAERIAARPVYTRRGTSISNAIAFASKLIAANPYDAMRRVIDVSGDGPNNLGPPVDPARDAAVASGTVINGLAIIIRPSGSAGSLDRYYADCVIGGPGSFVLPVRRSEDFAVAIRQKLVMEVSRQQPAEQVVPVQAPPSTDCLIGEKLRPSILDRVYPELDR; from the coding sequence ATGTTCACGACACTCGCGATGCTTTTAAGTCTTTCGGGCGCAGCCGCCATCACCCCGGCCGCCAGCAGCCCACAGGTTGATGTCGCGCTCGTGCTCGCCGTCGATATGTCCGGCTCCATGGATGTCGAGGAAGCGCGCGTACAGCGGATGGGATATGTGGAAGCCCTGCGCCATGCGGAATTCATCAATGCGGTAAGCGCCGGCCTCAATGGCCGCATCGTCATGAGCTATTTCGAGTGGGCCGGCAACGTCAACGAAACGTCGCTGGTCGAATGGCAGCTGATCGATGACGCCGAGGATGCCGCAGCTTTCGCCGAACGTATCGCCGCCCGGCCGGTTTACACGCGACGGGGCACGTCGATTTCCAACGCCATCGCCTTTGCCTCGAAACTCATCGCCGCCAACCCCTATGATGCGATGCGCCGGGTGATCGATGTGTCCGGCGACGGCCCGAACAATCTCGGCCCGCCGGTCGACCCGGCCCGCGACGCCGCGGTCGCGAGCGGCACCGTCATCAATGGCCTCGCCATCATCATCCGCCCGTCCGGCAGCGCTGGCTCGCTGGACCGGTATTACGCGGACTGCGTCATCGGCGGACCCGGTTCCTTTGTGCTGCCCGTTCGCCGATCGGAGGATTTCGCCGTGGCGATCCGACAAAAACTGGTCATGGAGGTGAGCCGCCAGCAACCAGCGGAACAGGTCGTTCCAGTCCAGGCCCCTCCCTCCACCGACTGCCTGATCGGCGAGAAACTGCGCCCCAGCATCCTCGATCGGGTCTATCCCGAACTGGACCGGTAG